A stretch of the Halorussus salinus genome encodes the following:
- a CDS encoding DUF1611 domain-containing protein, with protein MDLYDAFDAPVPAVVLAEGEFGTTEGKTANGVVMHSELFEARAVVDSTQAGENAAEVLGREGVPDVPVVSSTEEALESAPDAEALVIGVAPAGGELPDEWVEDIKRAMRAGCDIVSGLHTFLSEDCQWRDVADEFGVRLFDVRKPPADDELRVGDGRVDDVDADVVLTMGTDCAVGKRTTTFELYRAATEAGLDAGWVATGQTGIMVGAHRGVVVDRVPADFTAGVVEDLVCSVAEDHEVVFVEGQAALTHRAYSGVTLSLLHGANPDAVVLVDDPSREGRTDFDRFSVAGVEREVAAVETLADGDTEVVALSTWGDADEESAAWGLPAGNVYDEEGPGRLLDATLDAL; from the coding sequence ATGGACCTCTACGACGCCTTCGACGCGCCGGTCCCCGCCGTCGTCCTCGCGGAGGGCGAGTTCGGGACCACCGAGGGCAAGACCGCCAACGGCGTGGTGATGCACAGCGAACTGTTCGAGGCCAGAGCCGTCGTGGACTCGACGCAGGCCGGGGAGAACGCGGCCGAGGTACTCGGCCGGGAGGGCGTTCCGGACGTTCCCGTGGTCTCCTCGACCGAGGAGGCCCTCGAATCGGCCCCCGACGCCGAGGCGCTGGTAATCGGCGTCGCGCCCGCGGGCGGCGAGTTGCCCGACGAGTGGGTCGAGGACATCAAGCGGGCGATGCGGGCGGGGTGTGACATCGTCTCCGGACTGCACACCTTCCTCTCGGAGGATTGTCAGTGGCGCGACGTGGCAGACGAGTTCGGCGTCCGCCTGTTCGACGTGCGCAAGCCGCCCGCGGACGACGAGTTGCGCGTTGGCGACGGCCGCGTGGACGACGTAGACGCCGACGTGGTGCTGACGATGGGTACCGACTGTGCGGTCGGCAAACGCACGACCACCTTCGAACTCTACCGGGCCGCGACGGAGGCGGGTCTCGACGCGGGGTGGGTCGCCACCGGCCAGACCGGTATCATGGTCGGCGCGCATCGGGGCGTCGTCGTCGACCGCGTGCCCGCGGACTTCACCGCGGGCGTCGTGGAGGATTTGGTCTGCTCGGTCGCGGAGGACCACGAAGTCGTCTTCGTGGAGGGGCAAGCCGCGCTGACTCATCGCGCCTACTCGGGCGTGACGCTCTCGCTACTGCACGGTGCGAACCCCGACGCCGTGGTGCTGGTGGACGACCCGAGCAGGGAGGGCCGGACCGACTTCGACCGCTTCTCGGTCGCGGGCGTCGAACGCGAGGTCGCCGCCGTCGAGACGCTGGCGGATGGCGATACCGAAGTCGTCGCACTCTCGACGTGGGGCGACGCCGACGAGGAGTCCGCCGCGTGGGGACTGCCCGCCGGGAACGTCTACGACGAGGAGGGGCCGGGGCGACTCCTCGACGCGACACTGGACGCGCTCTGA
- a CDS encoding helix-turn-helix domain-containing protein yields MARDTTGGLRLTLDIWHPDCWTLEVTDRTAGGLLGHGVHRIDGMANGRFTAYGDSTAEVDELVAEIRASSLTDSVWETADPHADADTQVPGSASRGIVVRYDMAKSINDALVSRGFIPDEPVRMYDGREYWTVIVNESRTGVHERIDAVRDEMDADVAVELITAPSAGSGMFRTDALSARQREVFELARQRGYYTWPREVSATELADDLEISKATLLEHLRKAEVKLLGEA; encoded by the coding sequence ATGGCACGAGATACCACGGGTGGGTTGCGACTCACGCTCGACATCTGGCATCCCGACTGCTGGACGCTGGAGGTCACCGACCGGACCGCGGGCGGACTGTTGGGCCACGGCGTCCACCGCATCGACGGGATGGCCAACGGCCGGTTCACGGCCTACGGTGACTCGACCGCGGAGGTGGACGAACTGGTCGCAGAGATACGGGCCTCGTCGCTCACCGACTCGGTGTGGGAGACCGCCGACCCGCACGCCGACGCCGACACGCAGGTTCCGGGGAGCGCGAGTCGCGGCATCGTGGTGCGATACGACATGGCAAAGAGCATCAACGACGCGCTGGTCTCGCGGGGGTTCATCCCGGACGAACCGGTCCGGATGTACGACGGCCGGGAGTACTGGACCGTCATCGTCAACGAGAGTCGCACCGGCGTCCACGAGCGCATCGACGCGGTGCGCGACGAGATGGACGCCGACGTGGCGGTCGAACTCATCACCGCGCCCAGCGCCGGGAGCGGGATGTTTCGGACCGACGCGCTCTCGGCCCGCCAGCGCGAGGTCTTCGAACTCGCCCGCCAGCGGGGTTACTACACGTGGCCCCGCGAAGTCTCGGCGACGGAACTGGCCGACGACCTCGAAATCTCGAAGGCGACTCTCCTCGAACACCTCCGGAAGGCCGAAGTGAAACTGCTGGGCGAGGCGTGA
- a CDS encoding APC family permease, with the protein MSSQSRDDRSLSRDMGPLAAMSTVVAGTLGAGLFVTLGTASATTGPSVILVVILSGLLAMSIAINYSWMATIFPAAAGSYAYVSRTFGSRLPGFLVTWSKWLGYMAADAVLAIGFGSYLQVFYPSVDPALAGFGLLTVLFLVNLVGTKGYSISQNAIFGVLMLSILVLVIPGSANVDMANYQPFFTGGFDGFVAAAVPLFYAYIGIAVAGQMGAEVKNPSRNLPLAMAGGTFVLITLYVWTAAVIYGVVGDYTTLANSARPLATAAEAFLGDTGTAVVAFGGLLATASSVHAVMAAGIKMPYSWSWDEVFPAKFSEVSDRFGTPHWSLLTLYVVAASLTFWSAGLNQALAIATFSYLIAYASVAVAAGYLYATNPEKAATAGFNPGKWLYLPIVVGGLGSVGLLTQAANWSALVALDFGALSTLAIYLPWLAVGIVVFGVYWYRGEQKGTDVEAILDTLPGVASDEYDPNVGHATDESVGASDDRVGGASDD; encoded by the coding sequence ATGTCATCACAATCCAGAGACGACAGGAGTCTCTCGCGGGACATGGGACCGCTGGCGGCGATGAGTACCGTCGTGGCCGGGACCCTCGGCGCGGGACTGTTCGTCACGCTCGGCACCGCGAGCGCGACCACGGGACCGAGCGTCATTCTCGTGGTTATCCTCTCGGGCCTGCTGGCGATGAGCATCGCTATCAACTACAGTTGGATGGCCACCATCTTCCCGGCGGCCGCGGGGTCGTACGCCTACGTCTCTCGAACGTTCGGGAGTCGCCTGCCGGGCTTTCTCGTCACGTGGTCGAAGTGGCTCGGCTACATGGCCGCCGACGCCGTGCTGGCAATCGGCTTCGGGAGCTACTTGCAGGTGTTCTACCCCTCGGTGGACCCCGCCCTCGCCGGTTTCGGCCTGTTGACCGTCCTGTTTCTCGTGAACCTCGTGGGAACGAAAGGCTACAGCATCTCGCAGAACGCCATCTTCGGCGTGCTGATGCTGTCGATTCTGGTGCTGGTAATTCCGGGGTCGGCAAACGTCGACATGGCGAACTACCAACCGTTTTTCACGGGCGGGTTCGACGGGTTCGTCGCGGCCGCCGTCCCGCTGTTCTACGCCTACATCGGCATCGCGGTCGCCGGGCAGATGGGCGCGGAGGTCAAGAACCCCTCGCGGAACCTCCCGCTGGCGATGGCGGGCGGCACCTTCGTCCTCATCACGCTGTACGTCTGGACCGCGGCGGTCATCTACGGCGTCGTCGGCGACTACACGACGCTGGCGAACTCGGCGCGTCCGCTGGCGACCGCGGCGGAAGCGTTCCTCGGCGACACGGGCACCGCGGTCGTCGCGTTCGGCGGCCTGCTGGCTACGGCCTCGTCGGTCCACGCGGTGATGGCCGCGGGCATCAAGATGCCCTACTCGTGGTCGTGGGACGAGGTCTTCCCCGCGAAGTTCTCGGAAGTGAGCGACCGGTTCGGCACGCCCCACTGGTCGCTGTTGACCCTCTACGTCGTCGCCGCGAGCCTGACCTTCTGGAGTGCGGGCCTGAATCAGGCGCTCGCCATCGCCACCTTCAGCTACCTCATCGCGTACGCCTCGGTCGCGGTTGCCGCGGGCTACCTCTACGCGACCAACCCCGAGAAGGCGGCGACTGCGGGATTCAACCCCGGCAAGTGGCTCTACCTCCCGATAGTCGTCGGCGGACTCGGCTCCGTCGGCCTGCTGACGCAGGCGGCTAACTGGAGCGCGCTCGTCGCGCTCGACTTCGGGGCGCTCTCGACGCTCGCCATCTACCTGCCGTGGCTGGCGGTCGGCATCGTCGTCTTCGGCGTCTACTGGTACCGCGGCGAGCAGAAGGGGACCGACGTGGAGGCAATCCTCGACACCCTGCCGGGCGTCGCCTCCGACGAGTACGACCCGAACGTGGGGCACGCGACCGACGAGAGCGTCGGCGCGAGCGACGACCGCGTCGGAGGTGCGAGCGATGACTGA